The following is a genomic window from Nitrospira sp..
GCATACGGCGCATGAGCGCGTCTTGTTCGAGCGGTTGTATCGAGCCTGGGCCGCGCGCGGGATGGCCTCGCAACCCTTACTAATCCCTGAGGCCGTGGAACTGTCCGCGCCTCACGCAGCTCTGTTGCAGCGGTACCAAAGCGATCTTGCGAATCTGGGGCTCGAACTCGAACCGTTCGGCCTTTCGACGGTGCTGGTGCGGAGCGTACCGCTTGGAGTTGGCGCGATCGATGCTCAGGCGTTTCTGCAAGACTTGCTGGACGACCTAAGTCTTTGGGGGCAGGCGTCCAGCCTTGAAGCGCGCGTGCGTCCCGTGCTGGCTTCGTTGGCCTGTCACAGTGCGGTGCGGGCGGGCCGGTCGATGGGGCTTCCGGAGATCCAGCAATTGACCGAGGACTGGCTTGCCGAGGGAGAAATCCAAACGTGCCCGCATGGCAGGCGGACGGTCTTTCAATTGACTGGGGACGAACTTGAGAAGCTATTTGGCCGGGTTGGGTGGTAGTCGCGCAGACGCGAGATTCTCATCATGCCCACTCAATCCGATATGATGGCCGACTCGATTCGCCGGCATCGGCCTCTTGTCGTGTTGCTGGGGCCTACGGCGACAGGAAAAAGTGCGGTCGGAGTGCAGGTGGCTCAGCGCTACCATACCGAGATTCTGACGGCCGATTCCCGCCAGGTCTATCGCGGGATGGACATCGGCACGGATAAACCGTCGTTGCAAGAGCGGCAGGGTATTGCACATCGGTTGATCGATCTTGTGAATCCCGATGAACCCTATAACGCCGGGCGCTATCAGCGGGAGGCCTTGGGAGAAATCGATCGGGTGATCGAGGCCGGCCGTCTTCCCTTCGTCGTCGGTGGAACAGGGTTGTACATACGCGCATTGATTCGAGGGATTTGCGACGCGCCGGAGGCCGATGCGGGTATTCGGCAGGAGCTGATGGCGTTGGTGGCCGCGCAGGGGCGCGACGGTCTCTATGCTGAGCTTGTGCGAGTGGATCCTGTCACCGCGGCGCGGCTGCATCCCAACGATGAATCGAAAGTGATTCGGGCGCTGGAAGTCTATCGTCTGGCAGGTTGTTCACTCGCATCCTTGCACGCCCGTCATCAGTCGCAAGCGGCGGCATTTCCCACCTTGCTGATCGGCTTGCAGCGTCCGAAAGAAGCGCTCTATCGGCGGATCGAAGCGCGGATCGATTGGCAGCTGACGCATGGCATGGTAGAAGAGACGCGGGCGTTGCTGGTGCGCGGGTATGGCCGGACGCTGGGATCGATGAAGGGGTTGGGATACCGGCATCTCGCCGCGCAATTCGCCGGCGAGTACGATGCGGATGAAATGATCCGGCGGTTCAAACAGGATACCAGGCATTTTGCGAAACGGCAGATGACCTGGTTTCGAAAGGAACCGGGCATTACGTGGTTGACGATCGATGCCCAAGAGTCGACAAATCACACTGCCGAGCGAGTCGCTGTGCTGATTGAGCGATTCATCGCATCGCTCGGCACAGGGCGGGCGCAATCTGTTTCGTGAGCGGCGTAACCGGGAGTAAGAGCGTATGGCAAGCACGCGCAGCGGGTCACAGGCTTCGGTAGGAGTCATCGGCGGGAGCGGGTTGTACGACATTGAGGGATTGAAAGGCGTGCGCGAGGTGCGGGTTCGTACGCCGTTCGGTTCGCCGTCTGACGCGATTCGCGTGGGACGGTTGGACGGCCGGT
Proteins encoded in this region:
- a CDS encoding tRNA dimethylallyltransferase 2 (MaGe:77310062), encoding MPTQSDMMADSIRRHRPLVVLLGPTATGKSAVGVQVAQRYHTEILTADSRQVYRGMDIGTDKPSLQERQGIAHRLIDLVNPDEPYNAGRYQREALGEIDRVIEAGRLPFVVGGTGLYIRALIRGICDAPEADAGIRQELMALVAAQGRDGLYAELVRVDPVTAARLHPNDESKVIRALEVYRLAGCSLASLHARHQSQAAAFPTLLIGLQRPKEALYRRIEARIDWQLTHGMVEETRALLVRGYGRTLGSMKGLGYRHLAAQFAGEYDADEMIRRFKQDTRHFAKRQMTWFRKEPGITWLTIDAQESTNHTAERVAVLIERFIASLGTGRAQSVS